The Arctopsyche grandis isolate Sample6627 chromosome 7, ASM5162203v2, whole genome shotgun sequence genome includes a window with the following:
- the LOC143914522 gene encoding trypsin-1-like, which produces MGWTTHNFVAAILVLSLFTHINSQDPGDYCTLDDDSLGGCTPLLQCASFLTNLRTKRINPKLCGKFNGKTYVCCAGKQPKTSTVATCAYPSEAIIVNRTNQKSWNKCIDLADSVFPCISVGGGTQIRRSTCKHTAAELILGGTEAKPNEFPHMALLGFDNTEFNKIDWDCGGTLISEQWVMTAAHCMFNKITKLNVKYVRLGGEDVNVEPSPEFLFNVIERVKHPNYTIAKIYNDIALLKLDRPIVYSYKIRPACLHVGNEVIKNKAIATGWGTMEDLQTKSNKLLKVTLDKFSIEECRRKFSEGRKSPQGIVDESQICYGSHTEVKDACQGDSGGPLQIYNNGVHCTYNVIGITSMGKQCGLIGVPGVYTRVSYYVPWIESVVWPN; this is translated from the exons ATGGGGTGGACTACACACAATTTTGTTGCAGCGATTCTCGTACTCTCCTTATTTACCCACATCAATTCTCAAGACCCAG GTGACTATTGCACGCTGGATGATGATTCTCTTGGTGGGTGCACACCTTTATTACAATGTGCATCATTTTTGACAAATTTGAGAACGAAACGGATAAACCCGAAG TTGTGTGGAAAATTTAACGGTAAAACTTATGTGTGTTGTGCTGGAAAACAACCGAAGACCTCCACTGTGGCTACGTGTGCATATCCATCAGAAGCCATCATTGTCAATCGGACCAATCAAAAATCTTGGAACA AATGCATTGACTTGGCAGACTCGGTGTTTCCTTGCATTTCCGTTGGTGGTGGTACTCAAATACGAAGAAGTACATGTAAACATACAGCTGCTGAGTTAATTCTCGGAGGTACTGAGGCAAAGCCAAATGAGTTTCCACACATG GCACTTCTTGGCTTTGATAATACAGAGTTTAACAAAATTGATTGGGACTGTGGTGGTACTTTGATCAGTGAGCAGTGGGTCATGACAGCTGCACATTGCATGTTTAACAAAATTACTAa ATTAAATGTAAAATACGTTAGATTGGGAGGTGAAGATGTGAATGTCGAACCTAGCCCagaatttttattcaatgtaaTAGAAAGAGTGAAGCATCCTAATTATACGATTGCGAAAATATATAATGACATAGCTCTGCTGAAATTAGACAGGCC GATTGTATACAGCTACAAGATTCGCCCTGCTTGCCTTCACGTAGGTAATGaagtaatcaaaaacaaagCTATTGCTACTGGATGGGGAACAATGGAAGACCTTCAAACCAAGAGTAACAAACTGCTCAAa GTTACACTGGATAAATTCTCAATAGAAGAATGTCGTAGGAAATTTTCTGAAGGTAGGAAGTCACCTCAAGGAATCGTCGACGAATCTCAAATATGCTATGGAAGCCATACGGAAGTAAAAGATGCTTGCCAG gGTGATTCTGGCGGTCCACTTCAAATCTACAATAATGGAGTACATTGCACGTACAATGTCATTGGAATTACATCGATGGGAAAACAGTGTGGACTTATTGGCGTACCTGGAGTATACACACGAGTTTCATATTATGTACCCTGGATTGAGAGCGTTGTGTGGCCTAATTAA